In Myxococcus virescens, the sequence GGCCGGTGGGCATCTGGCGTATGTGATGTTCACGTCAGGAAGCACGGGGAAGCCAAAGGGCGTAGGCGTGCCGCACAGAGCCGTGTCACGCCTGGTGCTGGGGACGGACTTCGCTCACTTCGGGCCTGAGGAGGTGTGGCTGCAACTGGCGCCCATCTCCTTCGACGCATCGACGCTGGAGGTATGGGGCGCACTGCTGCACGGCGCGAAGCTGGTGGTGTACCCGGCGGGGACGCCGTCACTAGAGGAACTGGGCGGCAAGCTGGAGTCGTCAGGCGTGACGTCGCTATGGCTGACGGCGGCGCTCTTCGAGCAGATGCAGGCGAGGCAGCCGAAGGCGCTGGCCAGCGTCCGCCAATTGCTGGCGGGTGGCGACGCGCTGCCGGTGTCCCGTGTGAAGGAGCGGTTGGCAGCGGGCGGTGTACTCATCAACGGGTACGGCCCGACGGAGAACACAACGTTCTCCAGCACGTACCGGATGGAGAGGCCAGAGGAGGTAGGTGCCTCGGTGTCCATTGGCCGGCCGGTGAAGAACACGGTGGCCTACGTGCTGGACGCGGGGATGCGCCAAGTGCCGGTGGGCGTGCCGGGTGAGCTGTACGTGGGCGGAGACGGGTTGGCAGTGGGCTACGTGGGACGCCCAGAGTTGACGGCGGAGCGCTTCGTACCAAGCCCATTCGGTGAAGGAGAGCGGCTGTACCGCACGGGGGACGTGGTGCGGTGGCTGGGGAACGGGACGTTGGAGTTCCTGGGCCGCGCGGACATGCAGGTGAAGGTGCGTGGGTACCGCATCGAGTTGGGCGAAGTGGAATCGGTACTGGCCCAGCACGGTGGTGTCAACGAAGCCGTGGTGGTGGCACGCGAGGACTCGAACGAAGGCAAGCGACTGGTGGCGTATGTGACAGCGCGCACGGGTACGAGCCTGGAGGCAAGCGCGCTAAGAAGTCACATGAAGCAGCGGCTGCCGGAGTACATGGTGCCGTCAGCGTACGTGGTGCTGGAGTCGCTGCCGCTGACGCCCAACGGCAAGGTGGACCGCAAGGCGCTGCCTGCTCCTGTGGCGATGCTTGGCACGCCTGGTTCCGATTATGTGGCGCCGCGCACTCCCACGGAGGAACTACTCGCTGGGATCTTCTCGCAGGTGCTGGGTGTGGAGCGGGTGGGTTCGAAGGACAATTTCTTCGAGCTGGGCGGCCACTCATTGTTGGCAACACAGATGGTGTCGCGGATTCGGAGCACGTTCCGAATCGAGCTCCCGCTCCGTGAATTGTTCGAGGCTCCCACGCTGTCGCTCCTGTCGGAGAGGGTGGACCATGCCATTCGCACGGGAGTGTCGATCACCGCTCCGCCCCTGAAGCCACGAACGGATGGGAGCTGGGTGTTGCCTCCGTCGTTCGCGCAGCAGCGGCTATGGCTCCTGGACCAGATGGAGCGAGGGAGCGCCTCCTACAATGTGCCGGCCGTCCTTCGGGTCGAGGGGCCGCTCCATGCCGAGGTGCTCGAGCGGAGCTTCGTGGAGCTCGTGCGGCGCCACGAGTCGCTGCGGACGACGTTCAGCACTCGCGATGGAAAACCCGTTCAAGTCATCGCAGCCGAGCCGGTGCTGGCCTTCCGAAGCATGGGGCTGGAGTCATCAGCGGAGGCCGCGCGCCCGGCGGAAGTCGCTCGTCTGATCGAACAGGAAGCACACCAGCGGTTCGATCTCGAACGTGGCCCATTGCTGCGCGTGACGCTCCTGATGCTGTCCGAGCAGGAGCACGTGCTGATCCTCGTGACACACCACATCGTGTCTGATGGGTGGTCCATGGGCGTCCTCGTGCGGGATGTAACTGCACTCTACGAGGCGTTCTTGCAGGGGCGTCCCTCACCGCTACCGGAACTGGCAGTGCAGTACCCGGACTACGCGCTGTGGCAGCGGGAGTGGCTGAAGGGCGAGGTGCTGGAGTCGCA encodes:
- a CDS encoding non-ribosomal peptide synthetase, producing RSPLFQVMLVLQNAPGGAVSLPGLKLEAAESSGKTSKFDVTLGLGESSAGGLSGAIEFNSDLFEAETMERLLGHLRVLLETAVSAPELPLAELPLMGREEQHRLVKEWRGTASTYPRDASLSVLFEEQAQRTPDAVAVEYEDRRLTYAELNWRSNQLAHHLRSMGVGPEVRVGLCVERSLELVVSVLGILKAGGVYVPLDASYPLERLTWMKQEASVTLLVGQQKLLESMMLSDTESSVCVDTEWGAQIAHQPESNLRSSVAGGHLAYVMFTSGSTGKPKGVGVPHRAVSRLVLGTDFAHFGPEEVWLQLAPISFDASTLEVWGALLHGAKLVVYPAGTPSLEELGGKLESSGVTSLWLTAALFEQMQARQPKALASVRQLLAGGDALPVSRVKERLAAGGVLINGYGPTENTTFSSTYRMERPEEVGASVSIGRPVKNTVAYVLDAGMRQVPVGVPGELYVGGDGLAVGYVGRPELTAERFVPSPFGEGERLYRTGDVVRWLGNGTLEFLGRADMQVKVRGYRIELGEVESVLAQHGGVNEAVVVAREDSNEGKRLVAYVTARTGTSLEASALRSHMKQRLPEYMVPSAYVVLESLPLTPNGKVDRKALPAPVAMLGTPGSDYVAPRTPTEELLAGIFSQVLGVERVGSKDNFFELGGHSLLATQMVSRIRSTFRIELPLRELFEAPTLSLLSERVDHAIRTGVSITAPPLKPRTDGSWVLPPSFAQQRLWLLDQMERGSASYNVPAVLRVEGPLHAEVLERSFVELVRRHESLRTTFSTRDGKPVQVIAAEPVLAFRSMGLESSAEAARPAEVARLIEQEAHQRFDLERGPLLRVTLLMLSEQEHVLILVTHHIVSDGWSMGVLVRDVTALYEAFLQGRPSPLPELAVQYPDYALWQREWLKGEVLESQLAYWKRQLKGAPQSLELPTDKPRPAAQSFRGAHLDQSWPLALWDRVKALAQREGATPFMVLLAAFQLVLARYARQDDVCVGSPIAGRTQGETEGLIGFFTNMLVLRTKVSPESSFRELLAQVREVTLGAYAHQDVPFEKLVEELQPERDLSRSPLFQVTLTLQNTPVTEVKLGDGLRLSGVESEGRTSKLDLSLVMEEVKDGVMAMVNYNSDLFEAGTMDRMLGHLRVLLEAAVAEPETRLAELPLMGGEEQQRLVKEWRGTASTYPRDASLSVLFEAQVQRTPDAVAVEYEDQRLTYAELNRRANQLAHHLRSMGVGPEVRVGLCVERSLELVVSVLGILKAGGVYVPLDASYPLERLAWMK